ATTCTCTCACCCATGGTTTGGATGAAACCGTGATTGAGGTCGAATCGAATGACGAAATCGGGGAGTTTGCCGCATCCTATAAGGACATGATCGGAAAGCTCAACCGCGCTGAAAAAGAATTGAAAACCTATAGCGGGCAACTTGAGGATCTGGTCAAGACCCGTACGGAAGAACTAATCCTTGAGAAGGATCGAGCTGAAAAAGCCAATCAGGCGAAATCAGATTTCTTATCGCGAATGAGTCATGAGCTGAGAACTCCGATGAACGCGATATTGGGTTTCACGCAGTTATTGGAGATGGACACCAAGCATCCTCTGGCGGATTATCAAATGAATGATTTGGCCAGAATTTCAGCGGCAGGAGAGCATCTTCTGCAACTCATCAACGAGGTACTGGATCTTTCAAAAATTGAATCAGGAAACCTGGATCTGGAACAAGAGACCGTCGACATGAACGGAATTGTGGAAGATGTGCTTGCTCTCTCGCAACCGCTGGCAGACAAAGGGCATATCGTTCTGGATTATCTAAAACCGGCAGAGAGGCATATCTATGTTGAAGGCGATGCTCTGCGACTGCGGCAGGTGGCGTTGAACCTGATTTCAAACGCCATCAAATATAACAAGCCTGCGGGTCGCGTGACAGTGGCCTTCGAGACCCCGCAGGCGGGGAACCAGGTTCGTCTCGGTATACGCGACGAGGGCATGGGGATTCCGGAAGAAAAGCGAAGCGAACTATTTAAGCCCTTTTGCCGGTTTGATGAAGATGCAAATCAGATTGAAGGTACGGGCATTGGTTTGACGATCTCGCGTCAATTGATCGAGCTGATGCACGGAGCGATCGGTTATGAAAGCCTGGTGGGTAAGGGCAGTTATTTTTATATTGATATTCCGGTCGCCCATGATTCGCCAAGGCCAGGCGGAGCGGTCGGAGAATCAATCCCGGCTGTCGCGACGATGCAGAGTCATAAGAAGGCGCTTTATATCGAAGACATCACAGCGAACATGGAACTGGTGAAGAAAATATTGAAGACCCGGGCAGATGTCGAACTGATATGGGCCGACAATGCGGTCACCGGTATTGAACTGGCGAAGTTGCATCGGCCGGACCTGATCCTGATGGATATTCACCTGCCCGGGAGGGATGGCTTGACCGCCTTCAAAAAACTGAGAGAGGATGCCGCAACCAAAGACATTCCGGTGATCGCCGTAACGGCGGATGCAATGAGCGGTGATTTGAAGCGGGCGATGGATATGGGATTCAAAGCTTATGTCACGAAACCGATTCATATCCCCACGTTTCTGAAAATCATTAATGAAGTGTTGGATTAAAAAAAGCCGCTCTGGATCGACCATGCGACTGAGAAGTCGTTGGTCGGTCCGAGCGGCCTGTCTTCAGGAAATCATTCGGGGCGGGACAGGAAAGGATCTAACATCGCGAATGATTCCCTTCAGACCTTTCCGAATTAAAACGATTCACTAATCAACCGCAATCAATGACCAAATGGCCTTCGCCGCCAGAGACGTTAACCACTCGAGCGTCTGAAATTTTAACGCCTTTGCCATTTTCCCATCCGCTGGACATATAGTCTGCAGTCAGAGAATATTCCCGGGTTTCTTTGGGTTCCAGTTGATCGAAGGAATAATGAACTCCGTTTCCTAGAATCACCTGCACGCTTGCCAAATCATCCGAAGGATTTTGGATTCGCATGCTGTTGCTACAGATAGTTGTGTCGCCCGGTTTCAACAATGTCATTCCATTTTCCGGCGAAGAGAAAAACCAGGACGGCATTTCGGCCGACGCCGTTTGCGCCGAACCAAGTACAAGCGCAAATGCAAGGGCTACGAACCCTGCGAAATAACTCCCCCGTTTTGCAGACGCTCCCCTCCCGTTTTCTACCAGTCTGTTAGTTTTTGAAGCGACTACATTAATGTTTTTCATTTAAAAAACCCCCAAAAAATATAAATTAGTAATTTGAAACCGAGCTCCGCGAAGCCCGGTTCAATCAATGTGTATAAAGGGAGGATTAGTCTCGCTATGAATTGCTGTCAATAGATTGCAAAATTAATTTTGATTTATTACAAAAAATTAATCATCCCGCGTTGTAACGAAGGCGGTAACGGGTTTGGGTGGGCGTTGAGAACAAGGCGCAATGCGCGATTGAAATAATGCTACCGGGCGCTGCGTTGACTGGGGGGCGTGCGAGGAGGCGCGCTTTGACGCTGAGCGCGGGCTCCGTTTCGATCATTGAAAGGGCGGCGCTGTTGAAACCGTTCTGGCTCCTGGCGGTTGTTGCGTCGCTCGCGCAATTGCCGGCGAAACTGTTTGCGCTCGGCTGGCGAAAGGGAACGGAATTTTTCCCTGATTTGTTCGCGGCGTTCCACAGGCAGTTGTTGAAAGCGCTCGCGCGAGGCGCGCAGGCGTTGTCGTTCTTCTTTTGGGAGTTTGCGAAATTGTTCGAAGCGTTCTCGGATTCTTTTTTTTTCGTCAGGCGTTTTATTCTTCCAGGACTGGAATCGTTCCTTCGCCGCCTTCCTTTCTCCATCGCTCAATGCGCTCCATCGTTCCGCGCCTTTCAACAAGCGTTCGCGTTTCTCCTGCGGGAGCAGGCTCCATTTGTTTTTCATGGGCGCCAGTAACTGTTGTTGCTGAGGGGTTAGCGCCTGCCAGGCGCGGGTCGATTCCTGCGCGCCCAGAGAGAGCGGAAAGAACAGAGCGATCAGGAAGATTGTAAGAAACATTTTATTTAGATTCATCATTGCTTTCTTTTTCATCAGTCAATGGCAGAGATGCGAGTTCTGCGGGGTCGAGCCAGTCGCCTTCTTCGGTCTGCCACTCGCCCAGAAAATCCAGAAACTCGATGGAAGGTTCCTCCGTCGGGTCCGTTTCGGGCGGCGCCGCGTCGACGCTCTCCTGGGCGTTTGCCGGGCTTGAGAGAAACAGCCATATTCCCATCGAGAGAAGACATAAGCGCTTAGCCCGCATCGACCTGTTCATCCGCAACCCATGCGTAAAATTCAAGATCCTCATACAAATCCAGCGAATCTTCAGACGCCAGCAGGTCCAGATCTTCAATGCCGGTCATCGACGTTTGCGGCTGTTGCCAGTACAGAACGCCGACCAGCAAGGCCAGAGCCGTCGCCCAGCCGGTCGCCTGAACCGGTTGCCAGCGGAGCCAGCGCCAGGGCGATGCGCTTTGTTTCACCGCATTGCGACGAACGGCGCTGAGCCGCGAGCGCGTATCGGCGTCCATAGTGTCGACGCCTTCGTTCAGCGCGTTCTGAATCTGTTTCAATAATTTGGAATCTTGTGAGTCGTTCATCTTATTGATGATCCTTCAATAATGATCTCAATTTTTCCGTGGCGCGGGAGTAATGCGTTTTCACGGAACCCTCAGAAATTTTCATAGCCCGCGCCGTTTCTGCGATGCTGAGTTCTTCCCAGGCGCGTAGCAAAAAAACCTGTTGCTGGCGCAAGGGCAACTGGCGTAAGGCGTGATGAACCGCTTCGACCGAAGCCGCTCCCATCAAGGCATCGCCGGGGTCGCGCGCTTCGGGATCGGCATACTGTGCAATGGGGTCTTCGCTTGCCGTTTCGCGCTTCCAGCCAGAAAACAGGGAAATGATTCCGTTGCGGACTTTGGCGCGTCGATGCCAGTCGCGTATACCATTTTGCAATATGGTGAAAAATAACGGTCTCCATTCCTGCTCCGATTTTTCTGCATAGCGCCTTGCCAGGGCGATCATGGCGTCCTGCACGATATCCAGCGCCTCTTCTGAATTGCCCGTCGCTATCTCCGCGATTCTGAATGCCCGCCGCTCTACCGATGCTAGGAATTGTTCCATTCGTATCCTGATTTAATAGAGAGCGGCTTGAGCTGGCGTCGCTCCCTGCGCCTGTGAAACGCGCCAGACCCATCGACCTTAACGACGATTTGCCCGACGATTCTGCCGCGCTTCGCGTCGATTTTCCCGTCGATCCTGACGGTTTTCCTGAAGCTGATCGCGTCGATCCCCGCGTCGTTCCTGCCTTGCTTCGCGTCGGTTTTCCCGCCGATCCTGACGGTTTTCCTGAGCGTGTTCGCGTCGATCTCCGCGTCGTTCCTGCCTTGCTTCGCGGCGGTCGTTGATGCGTTCGCCTTTATTGTCCAGGCGTTCATCTATGCGGTCGCCTCGTTGATCCAGTCGATCCGCGCGCGCGTCCCTGCCCGCTTCCCGCGCCTGGTCGGCTCTACGGTCCAGCCGTTCGTTGATTCGGTCGCCCCTGTTGTCGAGGCGATTTTCAATGCGGTCTCCCCTGTCGACCGTTTCGCCGGTTTGCGCGTAGGCGGAGTTTGCAAAGACCAGCGCCAGACTTGTGATCACGATCATTTTTTTCATTAGCTGTCTCCCTGTCAAATTGGAAATTGCGTTCATACCCTGTACAACGCAAGACGCCGCCTTCAGGTTGACAGAAAAGCAGATTTGTTCTGGTTCTTTTTGCCAATGCTATTGAAAAACCACGATCTTTAGCCAGACAAGGACTAGCCCTTGCTTTGCAGAAGGCTCGCCGCTCGGGCCTCAGCGATTTTTGCAAGTTGGGTCGCTTTAAGGTATAAATAAAATTTTAATCCTACAAAAATTCATCGAAACGGTTTCTATGAAAACAGGCGTTCTGTTCACAATATGTTTCTTCCTTTTTATTGTCGTTAGCGCCTGTACGGAAAACCGTTCTGCGCCCGCTCTGTTCAATGTTCCTTCCGCCTATTCCGTAGGCAAGAAACCGTCTTCGCTGGTTGCGGAGGATTTTAACAGCGACGGCTACCCGGATTTGATGGTTTCCAATTCCGCAGGCGATTCGCTGACCTATCTGGCGGGTACTGGCGACGGCACCTTCATGGCTCCTGTAACCATGAAAACGGGACGCGAGCCCATGGCCCTGGCGACCGGCGACTTTAATGGAGACGGCTTGCCGGATGTCGCCGTCAGCAATTATGGCGACGGCGAGGTTTCGATCATCCTCAGCCAGAAAGACGGCATGTTCCGCAAGAAGACAAACGTCGAGGTCGGACGCCTGCCCATCGCGCTCGCATCGGGCGATTTCAACAACGATAAAATAGCGGACCTGGCGGTGACTCTGCGTTTTGATAAATTACTCATCCTGCTTGGCGTGGGGGACGGAACTTTCAAATTAGCGGAGTCCTATCAGGCAAGCGGGACGCCCGCCTACATAACGGTCGGCGATTTCGATAACGACAAGAATATGGATATCGCCGTCGCTCTCAATTCGGTGAAGGCCGGTCATATTAAAGTTTTTTACGGCAAAGGCGACGGAACGTTTTTGAGTCCGCGTAAATTGAAGGGCGGCAAACAATCGTCTTTCATCACCCAGGCCGACGTCAACCGAGACGGTTATCTGGACCTGATGATCTCCAACACCATGTTCGACAGCCTGACGCTTTTCCTCGGCGGCGATAACCGACACTTTACGCGCGTGGAAGATTTCGCCGGAGAAAAGGGCCCGGAGTTTATCGTGCCCGGCGAATTCACCGGCGACGACAAACTGGACATGGTGGTGTGCAACAAGCGCGA
This window of the Candidatus Nitrohelix vancouverensis genome carries:
- a CDS encoding DUF3106 domain-containing protein translates to MKKKAMMNLNKMFLTIFLIALFFPLSLGAQESTRAWQALTPQQQQLLAPMKNKWSLLPQEKRERLLKGAERWSALSDGERKAAKERFQSWKNKTPDEKKRIRERFEQFRKLPKEERQRLRASRERFQQLPVERREQIREKFRSLSPAERKQFRRQLRERRNNRQEPERFQQRRPFNDRNGARAQRQSAPPRTPPSQRSAR
- a CDS encoding response regulator; the encoded protein is MKFDYFKNASIRKKLIWISMTTCGITLFLACTGFFFYEWIKSENDLRVEVETLSEIIANNSIAALEFEDEKLGQETLNALATDPKILSSALYLKDGRLFSAHARNETGQAPSSPGQDGLYFKDGNLIVFHPIEFDGSRLGTLYMQVALDVLSENLKLFFYLVIVVLLISFPVIFYLSRALQNLVTRPIENLKKATQHSLTHGLDETVIEVESNDEIGEFAASYKDMIGKLNRAEKELKTYSGQLEDLVKTRTEELILEKDRAEKANQAKSDFLSRMSHELRTPMNAILGFTQLLEMDTKHPLADYQMNDLARISAAGEHLLQLINEVLDLSKIESGNLDLEQETVDMNGIVEDVLALSQPLADKGHIVLDYLKPAERHIYVEGDALRLRQVALNLISNAIKYNKPAGRVTVAFETPQAGNQVRLGIRDEGMGIPEEKRSELFKPFCRFDEDANQIEGTGIGLTISRQLIELMHGAIGYESLVGKGSYFYIDIPVAHDSPRPGGAVGESIPAVATMQSHKKALYIEDITANMELVKKILKTRADVELIWADNAVTGIELAKLHRPDLILMDIHLPGRDGLTAFKKLREDAATKDIPVIAVTADAMSGDLKRAMDMGFKAYVTKPIHIPTFLKIINEVLD
- a CDS encoding DUF3619 family protein, coding for MNDSQDSKLLKQIQNALNEGVDTMDADTRSRLSAVRRNAVKQSASPWRWLRWQPVQATGWATALALLVGVLYWQQPQTSMTGIEDLDLLASEDSLDLYEDLEFYAWVADEQVDAG
- a CDS encoding RNA polymerase sigma factor, giving the protein MEQFLASVERRAFRIAEIATGNSEEALDIVQDAMIALARRYAEKSEQEWRPLFFTILQNGIRDWHRRAKVRNGIISLFSGWKRETASEDPIAQYADPEARDPGDALMGAASVEAVHHALRQLPLRQQQVFLLRAWEELSIAETARAMKISEGSVKTHYSRATEKLRSLLKDHQ
- a CDS encoding VCBS repeat-containing protein, which produces MKTGVLFTICFFLFIVVSACTENRSAPALFNVPSAYSVGKKPSSLVAEDFNSDGYPDLMVSNSAGDSLTYLAGTGDGTFMAPVTMKTGREPMALATGDFNGDGLPDVAVSNYGDGEVSIILSQKDGMFRKKTNVEVGRLPIALASGDFNNDKIADLAVTLRFDKLLILLGVGDGTFKLAESYQASGTPAYITVGDFDNDKNMDIAVALNSVKAGHIKVFYGKGDGTFLSPRKLKGGKQSSFITQADVNRDGYLDLMISNTMFDSLTLFLGGDNRHFTRVEDFAGEKGPEFIVPGEFTGDDKLDMVVCNKRDGSISVVEGRGDGSFVYPHFNYAVGSSPRAMVGADFNQDGLTDLAVLLYDTQVLQVIMRSAEGVSRIDGTEDT